A single window of Oreochromis aureus strain Israel breed Guangdong linkage group 5, ZZ_aureus, whole genome shotgun sequence DNA harbors:
- the LOC116316751 gene encoding serine/threonine-protein kinase 35-like: MSDCRADTVGGDNWRRRTRSARACSRQTTEARVDESSVLRCLNVGNTEEDHDMEEDTSLFKQDGLEQKIMAPRYSLLREVGRGTYGVVYEALARRSGAKVAVKKLRCDAPENVELALQEFWALASLEKRHQNVVHLEECVLQRNGMAQKMSHGNKLSKQYLRLVETSLKGERVLSPPEEPCYLWFVMEFCEGGDLNQFILSRRPNPRTNSSFMLQLTSAVAFLHENSIVHRDLKPDNILISEKSGTPVLKVADFGLSKVCAGLGNTSEGKDCEDKNKNVNLNKFWLSSACGSDFYMAPEVWEGHYTAKADIFALGIIMWAMLERITFIDSESKRELLGTYVRQGGDIMPVGEALLENPKMVLSIPQKRRSCMSDGVKKLLQDMLAVNPQDRPDAFELQARMDQVMCTT; this comes from the exons ATGAGCGATTGTCGCGCGGATACCGTCGGTGGGGATAACTGGCGGAGACGTACCAGGAGTGCGCGAGCGTGCAGCAGACAAACCACCGAAGCGCGAGTTGACGAGTCCAGCGTGCTTCGGTGTCTGAACGTGGGAAACACGGAAGAGGACCATGACATGGAGGAGGACACCAGCCTCTTCAAGCAGGACGGCCTGGAGCAGAAGATCATGGCGCCCCGCTATAGTCTGCTGCGGGAGGTGGGAAGGGGAACGTACGGCGTGGTGTACGAAGCTCTGGCCCGGAGGTCGGGTGCTAAAGTTGCTGTAAAGAAACTGCGGTGCGACGCGCCGGAAAACGTGGAGCTCGCCCTGCAGGAGTTCTGGGCGCTAGCAAGTCTAGAAAAAAGGCATCAAAATGTTGTTCATCTAGAGGAGTGTGTGCTGCAGAGGAACGGTATGGCACAGAAAATGAGTCATGGTAACAAACTGTCCAAGCAGTACCTGCGCCTGGTGGAGACGTCATTAAAAG GTGAGAGAGTGCTTAGCCCCCCAGAGGAGCCTTGTTACCTGTGGTTCGTCATGGAGTTCTGCGAAGGAGGAGACCTCAACCAGTTCATCTTATCTCGGCGACCCAACCCACGaacaaacagcagctttatGCTCCAACTAACAAGTGCTGTTGCTTTCCTGCACGAAAACAGTATTGTTCATCGAGATCTCAAACCTGACAACATCCTAATTTCAGAGAAATCAGGGACTCCAGTTCTGAAGGTGGCAGACTTTGGCTTGAGTAAAGTTTGCGCTGGTTTAGGAAACACCAGTGAGGGAAAAGACTGTGaagacaagaacaaaaacgTCAACCTCAACAAGTTTTGGTTGTCGTCTGCTTGTGGCTCAGACTTCTATATGGCTCCTGAGGTGTGGGAGGGCCACTACACAGCCAAGGCTGACATATTTGCCCTGGGCATCATCATGTGGGCCATGCTGGAGAGAATTACTTTTATTGATTCTGAGTCTAAGCGGGAGCTATTGGGTACCTATGTGCGACAGGGAGGTGACATTATGCCTGTTGGTGAGGCACTTCTAGAAAATCCAAAGATGGTACTGAGCATCCCACAGAAACGCAGGTCATGTATGTCAGATGGAGTGAAAAAGCTGCTTCAGGACATGCTCGCTGTCAACCCTCAGGACCGACCGGATGCTTTTGAGCTGCAAGCCAGAATGGACCAAGTTATGTGTACTACATGA
- the LOC116316757 gene encoding P2Y purinoceptor 1-like produces MREMSVNNTKGPCEGNLINLNFTHSFLPPVFITVFIVGTVSNICGLRSVCVSWKKNGNINIFMFNLGVADLLYLFTLPFLVYYYARESDWQFGQPFCKVTRFCFNLNLYGSIGFLTCISIYRYLGIVHPMKVMGKITSRHSLAISALVWVLVIIQITPDIFFDKNDEKKTNSCFDTTSTNLTRYYLPYSISWTVTGFVLPLVIILGCYGHIVVVLAKNANVNPLLKQRCLKLVVILVILFSICFIPYHIFRNLNLTTRILKQDGLCHHLFDDIYIAHQVGRFLACLNSAINPLIYIVGNDDFLTKFQDFSNRTRMSLAGLKSAIIYRKPMEADVDLPADTCNSFDKTSG; encoded by the coding sequence ATGCGAGAGATGTCTGTAAACAACACAAAAGGACCTTGTGAGGGCAACCTAATCAATCTGAATTTTACGCACAGCTTTTTGCCGCCCGTCTTTATCACCGTGTTCATTGTCGGGACGGTGTCCAACATCTGTGGACTGAGAAGCGTGTGTGTGAGCTGGAAGAAAAACGGAAACATCAACATCTTCATGTTCAATCTCGGGGTGGCGGACCTGCTGTATCTGTTTACCCTGCCGTTCCTCGTCTACTATTACGCGCGTGAGAGCGACTGGCAGTTCGGCCAGCCTTTCTGCAAGGTGACGCGCTTCTGCTTCAACCTCAACCTTTATGGCAGCATCGGCTTCCTTACCTGCATAAGCATCTATAGGTACCTGGGCATTGTGCACCCGATGAAAGTAATGGGGAAAATCACCAGTCGCCACTCTCTGGCCATAAGCGCTCTGGTCTGGGTTTTGGTCATTATTCAAATTACTCCTGATATATTCTTTGACAagaatgatgaaaaaaaaacaaattcgtGTTTTGACACCACCTCAACCAACCTGACCAGATACTACCTGCCATACAGCATCAGCTGGACGGTCACCGGGTTTGTCCTGCCTTTGGTCATCATTTTGGGCTGTTATGGACACATTGTGGTGGTTCTGGCAAAGAACGCCAATGTCAACCCACTGCTGAAGCAGCGGTGTTTGAAACTGGTCGTGATTCTGGTCATACTTTTCTCCATCTGTTTCATTCCCTATCATATATTTCGAAATTTGAATCTCACTACCAGGATTTTGAAACAAGATGGGCTTTGTCACCACCTCTTCGACGACATCTACATTGCACACCAGGTCGGCAGATTCCTGGCTTGTCTAAACAGCGCGATAAACCCGCTGATTTATATTGTAGGAAATGACGATTTCCTGACAAAGTTTCAAGACTTCAGTAATCGGACCAGGATGTCTCTTGCCGGACTCAAGAGCGCAATTATTTACCGCAAACCCATGGAAGCGGACGTGGATTTACCCGCAGACACGTGCAACAGTTTCGACAAGACGAGTGGATAG